In the Chroococcidiopsis sp. SAG 2025 genome, one interval contains:
- a CDS encoding allophycocyanin subunit alpha-B gives MSVVSQVILKADDELRYPSAGELENIKNFLQTGIQRMRIAATLAENEKKIVQEASKKLWQKRPDFIAPGGNAYGERQRALCLRDYGWYLRLITYGVLAGDKEPIEKIGLVGVREMYNSLGVPVPGMVESIRCLKNASLSLLSAEEAAEAAPYFDYIIQAMS, from the coding sequence ATGAGTGTAGTAAGCCAAGTTATTCTCAAAGCCGATGATGAGCTGCGCTACCCCAGCGCTGGCGAACTCGAAAACATTAAAAACTTTTTGCAAACAGGCATACAGCGGATGCGCATTGCCGCAACCCTAGCCGAAAACGAAAAGAAAATCGTTCAGGAAGCAAGTAAAAAACTGTGGCAAAAACGTCCTGATTTTATTGCCCCTGGGGGAAATGCCTATGGCGAACGTCAGCGGGCGCTATGTTTGCGGGACTACGGCTGGTATCTGCGTCTAATTACCTATGGCGTGCTAGCTGGCGACAAAGAGCCGATTGAAAAGATTGGTTTGGTCGGTGTCAGAGAAATGTATAATTCTCTGGGCGTTCCCGTTCCTGGAATGGTTGAGTCAATTCGCTGTTTGAAGAATGCTTCTTTGTCTCTATTGAGTGCGGAAGAAGCAGCGGAAGCAGCACCTTACTTTGACTATATTATTCAGGCAATGTCATAA
- a CDS encoding UbiD family decarboxylase, producing MRDLRGFIKLLEQRGQLRRITALVDPDLEIAEISNRMLQQGGPGLLFENVKGSPHPVAINLMGTVERICWAMNMQTPQELEELGKKLSMLQQPKPPKKISQAVEFGKVLFDVVKAKPGRDFFPACQQVVIQGDELDLNKLPLIRPYPGDAGKIITLGLVITKDCETGTPNVGVYRLQLQSHNTMTVHWLSVRGGARHLRKAAERGKKLEVAIALGVDPLIIMAAATPIPVDLSEWLFAGLYSGSGVNLAKCKTVDLEVPADSEFVLEGTITPGEVLPDGPFGDHMGYYGGLEDSPLIRFHCMTHRQDPIYLTTFSGRPPKEEAMMAIALNRIYTPILRQQVSEIVDFFLPMEALSYKAAIISIDKAYPGQARRAALAFWSALPQFTYTKFVIVVDKDINIRDPRQVVWAISSKVDPTRDVFILPNTPFDTLDFASEKIGLGGRMGIDATTKIPPETEHEWGAPLESDPDVATMVERRWNEYGLADLQLGEVDPNLFGYDMR from the coding sequence ATGAGAGATTTGCGGGGATTTATCAAACTTCTAGAACAAAGAGGACAACTGCGGCGAATTACCGCATTAGTCGATCCCGATTTAGAAATTGCCGAGATTTCTAACCGGATGTTACAACAAGGTGGTCCTGGGTTATTGTTTGAGAACGTCAAAGGTTCGCCCCATCCTGTAGCAATTAACTTGATGGGGACGGTAGAAAGGATATGTTGGGCGATGAACATGCAGACACCCCAAGAACTAGAGGAGTTGGGGAAAAAGCTGAGTATGCTGCAACAGCCAAAACCACCGAAGAAGATTTCTCAAGCGGTAGAATTTGGCAAGGTGTTATTTGATGTTGTCAAAGCCAAACCAGGAAGAGACTTTTTTCCCGCTTGTCAGCAAGTCGTGATTCAAGGCGACGAACTCGATTTAAATAAACTTCCCCTGATCCGTCCCTATCCTGGGGATGCAGGTAAAATTATCACGCTAGGTTTAGTCATTACCAAAGATTGCGAGACAGGTACGCCTAACGTCGGCGTGTATCGCTTGCAGTTGCAATCGCATAACACGATGACAGTACACTGGTTATCAGTACGCGGTGGGGCGAGACATTTGCGTAAAGCCGCAGAACGGGGTAAGAAATTAGAAGTTGCGATCGCCCTTGGTGTCGATCCTTTAATTATTATGGCGGCGGCTACTCCTATTCCTGTAGATTTATCGGAATGGCTGTTCGCCGGACTTTATAGCGGTTCTGGCGTAAACTTAGCCAAGTGCAAAACGGTAGATTTAGAAGTTCCCGCCGACTCTGAATTTGTTTTAGAAGGAACCATTACCCCAGGCGAAGTTTTACCCGATGGTCCTTTCGGCGATCATATGGGTTATTACGGTGGATTGGAAGATTCGCCCCTCATCCGCTTCCACTGCATGACTCATCGCCAAGACCCAATTTATTTGACCACATTTAGCGGTCGTCCGCCGAAAGAAGAAGCAATGATGGCGATTGCTCTCAATCGGATCTATACTCCTATTCTGCGGCAGCAAGTTTCAGAAATTGTCGATTTCTTCCTGCCAATGGAAGCTTTAAGCTACAAAGCCGCGATTATCTCCATTGATAAAGCTTATCCTGGGCAAGCGCGACGGGCAGCCTTAGCTTTTTGGAGTGCCTTACCCCAATTCACTTATACTAAGTTTGTGATTGTGGTGGATAAGGATATTAACATTCGCGATCCGCGTCAAGTTGTCTGGGCAATTAGTTCCAAAGTTGACCCAACCAGAGATGTGTTTATTTTACCCAATACACCTTTCGATACCCTCGACTTTGCCAGCGAGAAAATTGGTTTAGGCGGACGCATGGGAATTGATGCGACAACTAAAATTCCCCCTGAAACAGAACACGAATGGGGCGCGCCTTTAGAATCCGATCCTGATGTCGCGACGATGGTAGAAAGACGTTGGAATGAATATGGTTTGGCAGATTTGCAATTAGGAGAAGTCGATCCGAATTTGTTTGGTTACGACATGCGTTAA